One window of the Acinonyx jubatus isolate Ajub_Pintada_27869175 chromosome A2, VMU_Ajub_asm_v1.0, whole genome shotgun sequence genome contains the following:
- the IKZF1 gene encoding DNA-binding protein Ikaros isoform X16 — translation MGLPGTLYPVIKEEANHSEMAEDLCKIGSERSLVLDRLASNVAKRKSSMPQKFVGDKCLSDMPYDGGASYEKENEMMQTHVMDQAINNAISYLGAESLRPLVQTPPGSSEVVPGISPMYQLHKPHAEGPPRSNHAAQDSAVENLLLLSKAKSVSSEREASPNNSCQDSTDTESNAEEQRGGLIYLTNHITPHARNGLSIKEEHAAYDVLRAASDGSQDACRVIGAGGEPMKVYKCEHCRVLFLDHVMYTIHMGCHGFRDPFECNMCGYHSQDRYEFSSHITRGEHRFHMS, via the exons TCATTAAAGAAGAAGCTAATCACAGTGAGATGGCAGAAGATCTGTGCAAGATAGGATCAGAGAGATCCCTCGTGCTGGACAGACTAGCAAGTAACGTCGCCAAACGTAAGAGCTCTATGCCTCAGAAATTTGTTG GGGACAAGTGTCTGTCGGACATGCCGTACGACGGCGGCGCCAGCTACGAGAAGGAAAACGAGATGATGCAGACCCACGTGATGGACCAAGCCATCAACAACGCCATCAGCTACCTGGGGGCCGAGTCCCTGCGCCCGCTGGTGCAGACGCCCCCGGGCAGCTCGGAGGTCGTCCCGGGCATCAGCCCCATGTACCAGCTCCACAAGCCCCACGCGGAGGGCCCCCCGCGGTCCAACCACGCGGCCCAGGACAGCGCCGTGGAGAACCTACTGCTGCTCTCCAAGGCCAAGTCCGTGTCCTCCGAGAGGGAGGCGTCCCCGAACAACAGCTGCCAAGACTCGACGGACACCGAGAGCAACGCCGAGGAGCAGCGGGGCGGCCTCATCTACCTGACCAACCACATCACGCCCCACGCGCGCAACGGCCTGTCCATCAAGGAGGAGCACGCAGCCTACGACGTGCTGCGGGCGGCCTCCGACGGCTCCCAGGACGCCTGCCGCGTGATCGGTGCGGGCGGGGAGCCCATGAAGGTGTACAAGTGCGAACACTGCAGGGTGCTCTTCCTGGACCACGTCATGTACACTATCCACATGGGCTGTCACGGCTTCCGTGATCCTTTTGAGTGCAACATGTGCGGCTACCACAGCCAGGACCGCTACGAGTTCTCGTCCCACATCACCCGGGGCGAGCACCGCTTCCACATGAGCTAA